From the genome of Leptolyngbyaceae cyanobacterium:
CTACTAAACAGATAAACATTTTTATTTTGTAAGGCCATTTCCCAAGCAAAATTATAGCTGCAATACCCATCCAACAAAAGAAAAACCCGAACAAAATTGCCCCTGAGTAAAGGTAAATATTTAAAATAATTCCTAAAGTTAAGGCTATAAACAACATTTTTTTATCTAATGGAATAAGGTAACGTTTTTTGAAAATGCCCACCGCAAATAATATAAATAAAATATAAGTAGGTAACCATAAGATGGGACCGAAACCCTGGGTAATCGTCATTATAAAAATAGGTGAATTTCGGCGGAAAGAAGCATGATAAAGAAAGTCTCTTATAAATACTTGCAATTCAAAATTTATACATAGTAACAAAAGCATTAAAGTTAATGCTGTTCCTCCTAGCAAGGCTGATAATCGAACTAATAAATACTGTTTTGCGTTACTTTTTTGCTGTTTTCTATAAATAAAGTTGATTAATACTATTGCAAAGCCAAAAGACGCTGCATAGGCAGCAATAACTGGCGAAGTGAAAACAGCACTTTCTAGAAAAGTAAATCCCAGAAAGTATCGCCACCAATTATCTTTAGTGAGTAGCCATAAACCAAAAGCTAAATAAGCCATTCCCAAAGCATCTTGACGGAAACCTGGACTGTAAAAAAAGTTGGGATTACATTGCCATGCTGCAAAAAAAACTGTGGTACAAAGTGCTGTAATTCTTGGAAAACCGTAAAATCTTAATAGCAGGGCACAAGATAAGGAAAATAGATTGTAACATAAATATTGAAATAACCGTAGGCTGGTTGTACTAACACCTGCAATTTTTAACCACGCAGCTAAAGTATAGGAGTGAAAAGGTGGTTGAAGATAAAATTTACCACTAACTAAAGTAGAGTTCCATGCTTCTAAAAGCGGATTAGTTAATTCTCCACCTTTAGCTAAATTGATTGCTGCTCCAGTAAAGAAAAGATCATCTATGCTAGGTATAGGGTAACCTAACAAAAAAAGTACCGTCCAAAAGGAAATGATAGGTATGACTATCGTTAAAATGAATTTTTTTGAATAGGAAGGATGCTGGGCGATCATAAAATTTATAGTTTTTAATGTACAAGTTTTTTTCACAACTTATACCAAGTATTTATCGTGTTTACTTATGGAATTATTGTGATATCGAATGGATTTTTGGGTAGAGAATTAAATATCCTGCCAAAAAATTCAATTTTCGGACAATCTATAAGCATTTTTGGAAAACGCTCTTCTAAACGAAATTTAGAAACTATCCATGTAATATCGGGTGGCTTATCTTCTAATGATATTGGCGCTACACCAATTGGAGGTTGCATAAAAGTCCAAGAAGTAGAATTTTTAGGTAACCTGTAGTCAAACACAAACCTAGCCGCTGTTTCATCTATAGCATATTTTTTGTAAGGATTAGCTATTACAAATTCTCTAATCTTTTGGTAGCTTGATTCTGGTTCATATTCTTTCCCTATTAAAAATATAATATTTAAACTTTGACTAGACAAGAAAACTAATATTGCTATTGCAGAGATAATAGTTTTGATGTTTTTATGCCAGCCAAACTTTGAAATAATTGTTACAATACCAAGCCAACAGAAGAAAAAATTGAATCCGATTGCAAAAGCATAAAGAAAAATATTCAATATTATTCCTAACGTTAATCCAAAAAATAAAAATTTTATGTGCAGAGGTATGGATTTTCGTTTTAAAAAAAGTAGAAAAGATAAAAATAAAAATAAAACATAAGTAGGTAAATTTAAAATTATGCCATAAGATCTAGAAATTATAGTTATAAATAAGTAAAAACCTTTAAATGTCGCAGTTTGTCTCCAAGAAGCAGTTAGTAAAAAGTCTGACAAGAAAGTCTGTAATTCAAAATTTATACAAACTAAGAAAATTGTGAAAACCAGACCAGTTGATGCTAAAAGAGCTAAGTATATTGTCGTCAGATACTGAGCATTACTTTTATTCTTATTCCGATAAATAAAATTTATGGTCAGTATAGAAATACCAAAAGAAAATCCATAAGCAGAGGTAATTGGTGAAGTGAAAACAGCACTTTCTAGAAAAGTAAATCCCAGAAAATATCGCCACCAATTATCTTTAGTGAGTAGCCATAAACCAAAAGCTAAATAAGCCATTCCCAAAGCATCTTGACGGAAACCTGGACTGTAGAAAAAGTTGGGATTACATTGCCATACTGCAAAAAAAACTGTGGTACAAAGTGCTGTGATTCTTGGAAAACCGTAAAATCTTAATAACAGGGCACAAGATAAGGAGAATAAGTTGTAACATAAATATTGAAATAACCGTAGGCTGGTTGTACTAACACCTGCAATTTTTAACCACGCAGCTAAAGTATAGGAGTGAAAAGGTGGTTGAAAGTAATATTTTCCACTACTCAAGGCCGAGTTCCATGCTTCTAGGTATGGGTTGGTAAATTCTCCTCCTTGAGCTAGGTTAATTGCCGAGCCAGTAAAAAAAATATCATCTATACCAGGCAAAGGATATCCTAGAAAAAACAGCACTGTCCAAAATGCAAAAATAGGAGTAACAACTGTCAGTAAATGACTTTTTAACAAGGAGTTCGGTTGAATTATCATAGGTTAAAATCCTAAATTTTTAAGATATAAAATTTACAATTTTTAGTAAAATAGCGTAACAAGTAATTTCATATTTTTTATTTAAGGAATTAAGGTAATTTCAAAAAGGTTTTTTGGTAAAGATTCAAATTTACGACCCATAAATTCAACTTTTGGGTAATCTGCTTGCATTTCTGGAATATAGCGTCCTAAGTTATAAGTAGCAACTATCCATATAACATCAGGTAGCTTGTCTTCTGCTGATGGGTAAGAAGCTGGTGCTGGTCTAATCGCACTCCAGCACGTAGAATCTTTAGGAAGTCTATAATCAAAAACAAACCTAGCTGCTACTTCGTCGATCGCGTATTTTCTGTTCGGATTAGCTATCACAAAATTTCTGATTTCTTGGGGCCTTAATTCATCCGGGTATTCTCTTCCTAACAAAGAAATAATATTTAAAGTCTGGCTCGATAATAAAAGTAAAGCCGCTCCCATAGAGGAATATATTAGCATCTTTGAACGCCTCTTCATCAGAGAAATAATTGATAAAACGCCTAGCCAACAAAAGAAAAAAACAAATCCAATTGCGGAGGCATAGAGCAGTATATTCAGAATAATTCCTAGCGTTAAAGCAGTGAACAAAATTTTCCGCTCAATTGGAATAGATAAATGTTTGAAGAATATTCCGATAGATAGTAATAAAAATAGAATATAACTGGGTAAATTCAAAATCACGCCATAACCGTGCACAATCTGCATTATAAATACAGGAATTGCATTAATAGT
Proteins encoded in this window:
- a CDS encoding glycosyltransferase family 39 protein, whose product is MIIQPNSLLKSHLLTVVTPIFAFWTVLFFLGYPLPGIDDIFFTGSAINLAQGGEFTNPYLEAWNSALSSGKYYFQPPFHSYTLAAWLKIAGVSTTSLRLFQYLCYNLFSLSCALLLRFYGFPRITALCTTVFFAVWQCNPNFFYSPGFRQDALGMAYLAFGLWLLTKDNWWRYFLGFTFLESAVFTSPITSAYGFSFGISILTINFIYRNKNKSNAQYLTTIYLALLASTGLVFTIFLVCINFELQTFLSDFLLTASWRQTATFKGFYLFITIISRSYGIILNLPTYVLFLFLSFLLFLKRKSIPLHIKFLFFGLTLGIILNIFLYAFAIGFNFFFCWLGIVTIISKFGWHKNIKTIISAIAILVFLSSQSLNIIFLIGKEYEPESSYQKIREFVIANPYKKYAIDETAARFVFDYRLPKNSTSWTFMQPPIGVAPISLEDKPPDITWIVSKFRLEERFPKMLIDCPKIEFFGRIFNSLPKNPFDITIIP